GCGACCAGTCTCATCTGGCTGTTGGAGTGCGAGCTTACGGATTATCTAATGAGAAAAAATATATACTTGAAATTTTATCTGTGGTCCTTGGTGGAAACATGTCATCCCGTCTTTTTAAAGAATTAAGAGAAAAGCGCGGTTTGGCTTATTATGTTGGCGCAAGCAATATGGAATATGAGGATTCGGGATATTTGCTCATGCGAGCCGGAGTACCAAAAGATAAGATCAATACTGTTTTTCAGGTATTTTCTAAATTATTAAATGATTTTAAGAAGCGTCCAGTATCAAAAAGTGAACTTCACTCTGCTAAAGAGTTCATAAGAGGGAAGATGTCATTGACTCTTGAACATACTGAATACGTGGCCGATTTTTTTGGTGAACAAGAGCTTTTTTATAATAAAATTCTTACTCCTCAAGAGATTATGGAAAAGATTGAAAAAGTTACCGCAAGTGATATTATGAAAGTAGCTGGTGACATCTTCCGTCCGGAAAATATCAACATAGCCGGTATTATCCCGGAGGATGGTAAGAGTATGGATCCTGATAAAATAAGAAATATATTCTTAAAATAATATGGAAACAAAAAATGAAAAAAATATAATAATAAGTATTACAAGTGGAAGTATCTTAAAGATAATAGTCTTTGTTGCGGCCGTTTTGCTTCTATACATTTTGCGCGATATGGTGGCTGTGATTTTAACCTCTGTTGTTATCGCTTCAGCTGTTGAACCGGCAGCTCGATGGTTTGAAAATCGCCGCATACCCAGGGTATTTGGTGTTTTGTTTGTTTATCTAATATCGTTTTTGATAATAGGGGCGATATTTGTCTTTATTATTCCACCTGTCTTTAGTGATTTATCAGGCTTTACAGAGACAATACCAAGTTATCTCAATAGGCCGTTTGAGTCCGCGACTTTTTCATCGTTTATAACGAGTATTCCGGAATCTCTATCTGTAGCTATCTCAGACCTTACTAAAGTTCTTGAGGCTTCCAGCGGCAAGATAACTTCAGGATTTTTCCAGGCGGCATCTGCTGTTTTTGGAGGGGCGCTTTCATTTATTCTTATCGTTGTTATTTCATTTTATCTTTCTGTCCAAAAGGGAGGTTTGGAGAATTTTTTACGGATTA
This region of Patescibacteria group bacterium genomic DNA includes:
- a CDS encoding AI-2E family transporter, which produces METKNEKNIIISITSGSILKIIVFVAAVLLLYILRDMVAVILTSVVIASAVEPAARWFENRRIPRVFGVLFVYLISFLIIGAIFVFIIPPVFSDLSGFTETIPSYLNRPFESATFSSFITSIPESLSVAISDLTKVLEASSGKITSGFFQAASAVFGGALSFILIVVISFYLSVQKGGLENFLRIITPDSEEQYVVKLWRRAEQKIGLWLQGQILLGVLVGILVYLGLTILGVKYALVFAIISALFELIPIFGPIMASIPAIGVAFLESPTLGLMVIGLYLVIQQFENHLIYPLVVKKIIGIPPILVILSLVIGGELAGFFGVLLAIPVATVLMELSKDIAERKHIFEKEI